A region of Ornithodoros turicata isolate Travis chromosome 5, ASM3712646v1, whole genome shotgun sequence DNA encodes the following proteins:
- the LOC135395484 gene encoding uncharacterized protein LOC135395484, translating into MFKEQSKVLSATISLALFVLVSLQELPVSARSTAEFVERMDKLFDTLNSSCVRQKGSKLRFAISEDSDHIHFLEECLLWIDLWHFESSRQPHTIRGWKITIRAVILLWQDMHANYGYNYLLTRRLQQEPLENLFGIVRQQHGCNENPSVLQFTAGLKHICISKLMKLSKEGNCQEDTAVMLASLASESSVSEPTAATQDGQTASLSQSTDSPVPWAASSKIVDDNVQYYVAGCLVKDFLKICPDACVCARFLKPEDQDTLSGTHQFLALLKANDVPGEMFGNITVPSDNCFRHVQAMETVFLDTIGSVCHLPNVCRSLCGVLRLSTDIFCSAACHDRFAKQYVHMRLKWHLRFVNRSLKLHKSRHSAAARKGKKLA; encoded by the coding sequence ATGTTCAAAGAGCAAAGCAAGGTGTTAAGCGCCACTATCTCCCTAGCCTTGTTTGTGCTTGTGTCTCTCCAGGAATTGCCTGTGTCCGCAAGGTCGACAGCAGAGTTCGTGGAGCGAATGGACAAGCTGTTTGACACCTTGAACAGCTCATGTGTGAGACAGAAGGGTTCAAAGTTACGTTTTGCAATTTCCGAAGACTCTGACCACATCCACTTCCTGGAGGAATGCCTACTCTGGATTGACCTGTGGCACTTTGAATCTTCCCGTCAACCGCATACCATCAGGGGATGGAAAATAACGATCAGGGCTGTGATACTCCTGTGGCAAGACATGCACGCAAATTATGGATACAATTATCTCCTCACAAGAAGGTTGCAGCAGGAACCTCTTGAGAACTTGTTTGGGATAGTGCGTCAGCAGCACGGGTGCAACGAGAACCCCAGCGTATTGCAATTCACTGCAGGACTCAAACACATATGCATTTCAAAGCTCATGAAGCTCTCAAAAGAAGGAAATTGTCAAGAAGACACCGCAGTGATGCTGGCGAGCCTTGCAAGTGAAAGCAGTGTGTCGGAGCCAACAGCAGCGACCCAAGATGGACAAACAGCATCTTTGTCCCAGTCGACAGACTCTCCAGTACCGTGGGCAGCAAGCTCAAAGATAGTCGATGATAATGTCCAGTACTATGTTGCTGGCTGCCTCGTTAAAGACTTCCTCAAAATCTGTCCAGATGCATGTGTGTGTGCACGCTTCCTGAAACCCGAAGACCAAGACACTCTGAGTGGCACGCACCAATTCCTGGCTCTTCTCAAAGCAAACGACGTACCTGGCGAGATGTTTGGGAACATTACTGTCCCGTCTGATAACTGTTTTCGTCACGTTCAAGCAATGGAGACTGTTTTCTTGGACACCATTGGTTCCGTGTGCCATTTGCCAAATGTGTGCAGGTCGCTGTGTGGCGTACTCAGACTCAGCACAGACATCTTCTGTAGTGCGGCATGCCATGATAGATTTGCAAAACAGTATGTACATATGCGTCTGAAATGGCATCTGCGGTTTGTCAATCGTAGCCTCAAACTACATAAGTCCAGGCATTCAGCAGCTGCCAGGAAAGGCAAGAAGCTTGCATAA